In Seriola aureovittata isolate HTS-2021-v1 ecotype China chromosome 17, ASM2101889v1, whole genome shotgun sequence, a genomic segment contains:
- the ddx5 gene encoding probable ATP-dependent RNA helicase DDX5 isoform X1 gives MPGYSDRDRGRDRDRDRGYGGGPPRFGGNRGGGGGKFGNPGDRLRKKHWNLDELPKFEKNFYQQHPDVTRRPPQEVEQYRRAKTITVKGRECPNPIAKFHEASFPSYVMDVINKMNWTEPTPIQAQGWPLALSGKDMVGIAQTGSGKTLSYLLPAIVHINHQPFLERGDGPICLVLAPTRELAQQVQQVAAEYGRASRLKSTCIYGGAPKGPQIRDLERGVEICIATPGRLIDFLEAGKTNLRRCTYLVLDEADRMLDMGFEPQIRKIVDQIRPDRQTLMWSATWPKEVRQLAEDFLKEYVQINVGALQLSANHNILQIVDVCNDGEKENKLIRLLEEIMSEKENKTIIFVETKRRCDDLTRRMRRDGWPAMGIHGDKSQQERDWVLNEFKYGKAPILIATDVASRGLDVEDVKFVINFDYPNNSEDYIHRIGRTARSQKTGTAYTFFTPNNMRQASDLISVLREANQAINPKLLQMAEDRGGRSRGGRGGDYRDDRRDRYSGRRDFGSFRDRDNGRGFDNGPNKAFGTNTQNGGYGGNTSSNGFGGGNYNGNGQSNFGNSQPGAFGGQNNFQAQQFAPKPGAQNGAGHPPFPFPQAQAPQQHPAPLVPYPMPPQFSQ, from the exons ATGCCTGGATATTCCGACAGAGACCGCGGCAGggacagagatagagatagagg CTATGGCGGTGGTCCTCCTCGCTTTGGTGGCAACCGTGGTGGCGGTGGAGGAAAGTTCGGCAACCCTGGTGATCGGCTGCGGAAAAAACACTGGAACCTGGACGAGCTCCCAAAGTTTGAGAAAAACTTCTATCAGCAGCATCCCGACGTTACCCGGAGGCCACCG CAAGAAGTTGAACAATACCGGAGGGCCAAAACAATTACAGTGAAGGGGCGAGAGTGCCCAAATCCCATTGCCAAGTTCCACGAGGCCAGCTTTCCAT CTTATGTGATGGATGTGATCAACAAAATGAACTGGACTGAACCAACACCCATCCAAGCTCAGGGATGGCCTCTGGCTCTTAGTGGCAAAGATATGGTCGGCATTGCACAGACTGGCTCTGGCAAAACGCTGTCT TACCTGTTGCCTGCCATCGTGCACATCAACCACCAGCCTTTCCTGGAACGTGGAGACGGTCCAATT TGCTTGGTGCTGGCCCCAACCCGTGAGCTGGCTCAGCAGGTGCAACAGGTGGCTGCAGAATATGGCAGAGCTTCTCGCCTCAAGTCCACCTGTATCTATGGTGGAGCACCCAAAGGACCGCAGATCCGTGACTTGGAAAGAG GTGTGGAGATCTGCATCGCCACCCCAGGAAGGCTCATCGACTTCCTTGAAGCAGGAAAGACGAACCTTCGACGTTGCACTTACCTTGTACTGGACGAGGCTGACAGAATGCTGGACATGGGTTTCGAGCCACAGATCCGGAAAATTGTCGACCAAATCAGA CCTGACCGTCAGACCCTGATGTGGAGTGCCACTTGGCCAAAAGAGGTCCGCCAGCTGGCAGAGGACTTCCTGAAGGAGTATGTCCAGATCAATGTTGGAGCACTGCAGCTCAGTGCAAATCACAACATCCTGCAGATCGTGGATGTCTGCAatgatggagagaaggagaacaa ACTCATCCGTCTGCTTGAGGAAATCATGAGTGAGAAGGAGAACAAGACCATCATCTTTGTAGAGACAAAGAGGCGATGTGATGACCTCACGAGGAGGATGAGAAGGGATGG GTGGCCGGCTATGGGAATCCATGGAGATAAAAGCCAGCAGGAAAGAGACTGGGTTCTCAATG agttCAAATATGGAAAGGCTCCAATTCTCATTGCCACAGATGTTGCCTCCAGAGGTCTAG ATGTTGAAGACGTGAAATTTGTCATCAACTTTGACTACCCCAACAACTCAGAGGACTATATCCACCGCATTGGCCGAACAGCTCGTAGCCAAAAGACAGGCACAGCTTATACCTTCTTCACTCCAAACAACATGAGGCAGGCCAGCGACCTCATCTCTGTGCTTCGTGAGGCCAACCAGGCAATCAACCCCAAGCTCCTCCAGATGGCAGAAGACAGAGGAG gTCGTTCAAGGGGAGGCAGAGGTGGTGATTACAGAGATGACCGCCGGGATAGGTATTCTGGAAGGCGGGATTTTGGCAGTTTTAGGGACAGGGATAACGGTAGAGGGTTTGACAACGGACCAAACAAAGCctttggcacaaacacacagaatggAGGCTATGGGGGCAATACCAGCAGCAACGGCTTCGGTGGAGGCAACTACAACGGTAATGGACAGTCCAACTTTGGTAACAGCCAACCGGGAGCCTTTGGAGGCCAGAACAACTTCCAGGCCCAGCAGTTTGCTCCCAAGCCTGGCGCACAGAACGGCGCTGGTCACCCCCCTTTCCCCTTCCCCCAGGCACAGGCTCCACAGCAGCATCCTGCTCCGCTGGTGCCCTACCCCATGCCTCCTCAGTTCTCTCAGTAA
- the ddx5 gene encoding probable ATP-dependent RNA helicase DDX5 isoform X2 — translation MPGYSDRDRGRDRDRDRGYGGGPPRFGGNRGGGGGKFGNPGDRLRKKHWNLDELPKFEKNFYQQHPDVTRRPPQEVEQYRRAKTITVKGRECPNPIAKFHEASFPSYVMDVINKMNWTEPTPIQAQGWPLALSGKDMVGIAQTGSGKTLSYLLPAIVHINHQPFLERGDGPICLVLAPTRELAQQVQQVAAEYGRASRLKSTCIYGGAPKGPQIRDLERGVEICIATPGRLIDFLEAGKTNLRRCTYLVLDEADRMLDMGFEPQIRKIVDQIRPDRQTLMWSATWPKEVRQLAEDFLKEYVQINVGALQLSANHNILQIVDVCNDGEKENKLIRLLEEIMSEKENKTIIFVETKRRCDDLTRRMRRDGWPAMGIHGDKSQQERDWVLNEFKYGKAPILIATDVASRGLDVEDVKFVINFDYPNNSEDYIHRIGRTARSQKTGTAYTFFTPNNMRQASDLISVLREANQAINPKLLQMAEDRGGKSNWSFKGRQRW, via the exons ATGCCTGGATATTCCGACAGAGACCGCGGCAGggacagagatagagatagagg CTATGGCGGTGGTCCTCCTCGCTTTGGTGGCAACCGTGGTGGCGGTGGAGGAAAGTTCGGCAACCCTGGTGATCGGCTGCGGAAAAAACACTGGAACCTGGACGAGCTCCCAAAGTTTGAGAAAAACTTCTATCAGCAGCATCCCGACGTTACCCGGAGGCCACCG CAAGAAGTTGAACAATACCGGAGGGCCAAAACAATTACAGTGAAGGGGCGAGAGTGCCCAAATCCCATTGCCAAGTTCCACGAGGCCAGCTTTCCAT CTTATGTGATGGATGTGATCAACAAAATGAACTGGACTGAACCAACACCCATCCAAGCTCAGGGATGGCCTCTGGCTCTTAGTGGCAAAGATATGGTCGGCATTGCACAGACTGGCTCTGGCAAAACGCTGTCT TACCTGTTGCCTGCCATCGTGCACATCAACCACCAGCCTTTCCTGGAACGTGGAGACGGTCCAATT TGCTTGGTGCTGGCCCCAACCCGTGAGCTGGCTCAGCAGGTGCAACAGGTGGCTGCAGAATATGGCAGAGCTTCTCGCCTCAAGTCCACCTGTATCTATGGTGGAGCACCCAAAGGACCGCAGATCCGTGACTTGGAAAGAG GTGTGGAGATCTGCATCGCCACCCCAGGAAGGCTCATCGACTTCCTTGAAGCAGGAAAGACGAACCTTCGACGTTGCACTTACCTTGTACTGGACGAGGCTGACAGAATGCTGGACATGGGTTTCGAGCCACAGATCCGGAAAATTGTCGACCAAATCAGA CCTGACCGTCAGACCCTGATGTGGAGTGCCACTTGGCCAAAAGAGGTCCGCCAGCTGGCAGAGGACTTCCTGAAGGAGTATGTCCAGATCAATGTTGGAGCACTGCAGCTCAGTGCAAATCACAACATCCTGCAGATCGTGGATGTCTGCAatgatggagagaaggagaacaa ACTCATCCGTCTGCTTGAGGAAATCATGAGTGAGAAGGAGAACAAGACCATCATCTTTGTAGAGACAAAGAGGCGATGTGATGACCTCACGAGGAGGATGAGAAGGGATGG GTGGCCGGCTATGGGAATCCATGGAGATAAAAGCCAGCAGGAAAGAGACTGGGTTCTCAATG agttCAAATATGGAAAGGCTCCAATTCTCATTGCCACAGATGTTGCCTCCAGAGGTCTAG ATGTTGAAGACGTGAAATTTGTCATCAACTTTGACTACCCCAACAACTCAGAGGACTATATCCACCGCATTGGCCGAACAGCTCGTAGCCAAAAGACAGGCACAGCTTATACCTTCTTCACTCCAAACAACATGAGGCAGGCCAGCGACCTCATCTCTGTGCTTCGTGAGGCCAACCAGGCAATCAACCCCAAGCTCCTCCAGATGGCAGAAGACAGAGGAGGTAAATCTAATTG gTCGTTCAAGGGGAGGCAGAGGTGGTGA
- the smurf2 gene encoding E3 ubiquitin-protein ligase SMURF2: MSNQGVRRNGPVKLRLTVLCAKNLVKKDFFRLPDPFAKVVVDGSGQCHSTDTVRNTLDPKWNQHYDLYIGKSDSITISVWNHKKIHKKQGAGFLGCVRLLSNAINRLKDTGYQRLDLNKLSPNDSDTVRGQIVVSLQSRDRIGTGGPVVDCSRLFDNDLPDGWEERRTASGRIQYLNHITRTTQWERPTRPASEYSSPGRPLSCIVDENTPISTNGATPTTALPPSDGDQRAQERRVRSQRHRNYMSRTHLHTPPDLPEGYEQRTTQQGQVYFLHTQTGVSTWHDPRVPRDLSNVNCEELGPLPPGWEIRNTATGRVYFVDHNNRTTQFTDPRLSANLHLVLNPSPNGSRGGIESQNVSRQNQLKDQAQQALVSPGQLPEEAECLTVPKYKRDLVQKLKILRQELSQQQPQAGHCRIEVSREEIFEESYRQVMKMRPKDLWKRLMVKFRGEEGLDYGGVAREWLYLLSHEMLNPYYGLFQYSRDDIYTLQINPDSAVNPEHLSYFHFVGRIMGMAVFHGHYIDGGFTLPFYKQLLGKPITLDDMESVDPDLHNSLVWILDNDITGVLDHTFCVEHNAYGEIIQHELKPNGKSIPVTQDTKKEYVRLYVNWRFLRGIEAQFLALQKGFNEVIPQHLLKAFDEKELELIVCGLGKIDINDWKSNTRLKHCTPDSNIVKWFWKAVESFDEERRARLLQFVTGSSRVPLQGFKALQGAAGPRLFTIHQIDASTNNLPKAHTCFNRIDIPPYEHYDKLYDKLLTAIEETCGFAVE, translated from the exons gcctCCCCGATCCCTTTGCCAAGGTGGTTGTGGACGGCTCGGGGCAATGCCACTCTACAGACACTGTGAGGAACACACTTGACCCCAAGTGGAATCAACACTACGACCT ATACATTGGAAAATCAGACTCCATCACCATCAGTGTGTGGAATCACAAGAAGATTCACAAGAAGCAAGGGGCCGGGTTCCTGGGCTGTGTCCGCCTTCTGTCCAACGCCATCAACCGCCTTAAAGACACAGGCT ACCAGAGACTAGACTTGAACAAGCTGAGTCCCAATGACAGTGACACAGTCAGAGGCCAGATAGTGG TGAGCCTGCAGTCTAGGGACCGGATAGGCACAGGAGGCCCTGTGGTGGACTGCAGTCGCCTGTTTGACAATGATCTTCCAGATGG ctgggaggagaggaggaccgCGTCTGGACGAATCCAGTACTTGAACCACATCACACGCACCACACAGTGGGAGAGGCCTACCAG GCCTGCATCAGAGTACTCCAGCCCTGGCCGGCCTCTCAGCTGCATCGTGGATGAGAACACGCCCATCAGTACGAACGGGGCCACGCCCACCACAGCGTTGCCACCCAGTGACGGCGACCAGCGGGCCCAGGAGAGACGGGTCCGCTCACAAAGGCACCGCAACTACATGAGCAGAACCCACCTGCACACGCCCCCGGACCTGCCTGAGGGCTACG AGCAAAGGACCACACAGCAAGGCCAAGTGTACTTCCTCCACACTCAGACAGGTGTCAGCACGTGGCACGACCCCCGAGTACCCAG AGATCTGAGCAATGTGAACTGTGAGGAGCTGGGTCCTCTACCTCCAGGATGGGAGATAAGGAACACTGCCACCGGGAGGGTTTACTTTGTCGACCACAACAACCGCACCACGCAGTTCACAGACCCACGCCTCTCTGCCAACCTGCATCTAGTCCTAAA TCCAAGCCCTAATGGTTCTCGAGGAGGCATCGAAAGTCAGAATGTCAG TCGTCAGAACCAGTTGAAGGATCAGGCCCAGCAGGCTCTGGTGTCCCCCGGTCAGCTCCCAGAGGAGGCCGAGTGCCTCACGGTGCCCAAGTACAAGAGAGACCTTGTTCAGAAGCTCAAGATCCTCCGCCAGGAACTGtctcagcagcagcctcaggCCGGCCACTGCCGCATTGAGGTGTCCCGTGAGGAGATCTTTGAG gAATCGTATCGAcaggtgatgaagatgaggcCGAAGGACCTGTGGAAAAGGCTAATGGTGAAGTTTAGAGGAGAAGAAGGGCTCGACTATGGCGGCGTGGCCAG GGAGTGGCTTTATCTGCTGTCGCATGAGATGCTGAACCCGTACTATGGCCTGTTCCAGTACTCCCGCGATGACATCTACACACTGCAGATAAACCCAGACTCTGCCGTCAACCCC GAGCACTTGTCATACTTTCACTTCGTTGGCCGTATCATGGGGATGGCAGTGTTCCATGGCCACTACATAGACGGAGGCTTCACTCTACCCTTCTACAAACAGCTGCTGGGTAAACCCATCACCCTGGACGACATGGAGTCTGTTGACCCCGACCTGCACAACAGTCTCGTCTGGATTCT GGACAATGACATCACAGGTGTGCTGGACCACACCTTCTGCGTAGAACACAATGCCTATGGAGAGATCATCCAGCACGAGCTCAAGCCCAACGGTAAGAGCATCCCCGTCACCCAGGACACCAAGAAGGAGTACGTCCGGCTCTACGTCAACTGGCGTTTCCTGCGAGGAATAGAGGCCCAGTTCCTGGCTCTACAGAAGGGCTTCAATGAGGTCATCCCCCAACACCTGCTCAAGGCTTTTGACGAGAAGGAGCTGGAG CTGATTGTATGTGGGCTGGGTAAAATCGACATCAACGACTGGAAGTCCAACACGCGGCTCAAACACTGCACTCCGGACAGCAACATTGTGAAATGGTTCTGGAAAGCCGTGGAGTCGTTCGACGAGGAGCGCAGAGCGcggctgctgcagtttgtcaccGGCTCCTCCAGAGTTCCTCTGCAGGGCTTCAAGGCCCTCCAAG GTGCCGCAGGCCCACGGCTCTTTACCATCCATCAGATTGATGCCAGCACCAACAACCTGCCCAAAGCCCACACCTG TTTCAATCGGATTGACATTCCTCCGTACGAGCACTACGACAAACTGTACGACAAGTTGCTCACTGCCATCGAGGAGACGTGCGGCTTTGCTGTAGAGTGA